In the Colletotrichum lupini chromosome 1, complete sequence genome, one interval contains:
- a CDS encoding XRN 5'-3' exonuclease, which produces MGIPAAFRWLSNKYPKIISPVIEEQPVKMDDGSEIPVDTTGPNPNGEELDNLYLDMNGIVHPCSHPEDRPAPKDEEEMMLEVFRYTDRVVNMVRPRKLLMIAVGWFSPPSPPLPISLISSVDTVTEQDDFCVDGVAPRAKMNQQRSRRFRSAQEAQEKEEDKQELLKLLKQQNGGAVPDDTLEGVTKKAFDSNSITPGTPFMDILASSLRYWCAYKLNTDPAWAKLKIIISDATVPGEGEHKIMSFVRSQRISPDYDPNTRHVIYGLDADLIMLGLATHEPHFRVLREDVFFQDSKAKMCKLCGQKGHEARACRGQAKEKVGEFDEQEKSPILKPFIWLHVPILREYLAVELNVPGLPFRFDLERALDDWVFMCCFVGNDFLPHLPALEIRENGIDTLTAIWKDNLPFMGGYVTKDGHVDLGRAKYILNGLAKQEDAIFKRRKETEDRREASFKRRKLQEEQRNPKFAKPKQVDDASAGLSLFAVAGGPNGVTHDKVVGRSSNMNANTANKSAASAIRDQLKGLMPKNEISQEDDSAKVTKDEVPKPTDESTVLGKRKAEDDTAAKAESVAASAKGPGTSSAAEEAAVDHVRMWEEGYADRYYEQKFHVDRSDLEFRHKVAQAYVEGLSWVLLYYFQGCPSWEWYYPYHYAPFAADFVDLDKMDVHFEKGRISKPFEQLMSVLPAASRHALPEVFHELMLNEDSDVIDFYPSDFEIDLNGKKMAWQGVALLPFIEMPRLLAAIETKYPLLSEADQARNGVGRDVLLLSDAHHELYDEITTGFYSKKQGAPTLKLSPRTSDGLAGNIEKIPDYLPHGELVYPLERGGMPNLDYDRSLRVWYTFPESSHPHKSMLLRGAKPPAPALDRNDIETLKGKSARGGRGYGGVPFQRGGGHHNGGRRGGQFSYAPDGGQGRQDRGPPSYGSNGGYGRQGFQSSGPPPIQSSWQPPPPGHPGFGMGLPPPPPPSGYGNDGRASNGSYRGGGYNQHHNYAPLPPGPHSQYSYPDGGRQGGRGGYGGGRGGGGGGGRGGGGGGRYGGGRNNY; this is translated from the exons ATGGGTATCCCGGCGGCTTTCCGATGGCTGTCAAACAAGTACCCCAAGATCATCTCCCCAGTCATCGAGGAGCAACCCGTCAAGATGGATGATGGATCAGAAATCCCCGTCGACACAACCGGGCCTAATCCGAATGGCGAGGAGCTCGACAACCTGTATCTTGACATGAACGGTATCGTCCATCCATGTTCCCACCCCGAGGATCGCCCCGCCCCcaaggacgaggaggagatGATGCTTGAAGTTTTCAGGTATACGGATCGTGTTGTCAATATGGTTCGGCCGCGGAAGCTGCTGATGATTGCTGTTGGTTGGTTCTCTCCCCCCTCTCCCCCTCTTCCCATATCATTGATTTCATCCGTCGATACCGTTACTGAACAAGATGATTTTTGCGTAGACGGCGTCGCGCCACGTGCAAAGATGAATCAACAGCGATCTCGTCGCTTCCGGTCTGCGCAGGAAGCCCAGGAGAAGGAAGAGGATAAGCAAGAGCTATTGAAGTTGTTGAAGCAGCAGAATGGTGGCGCAGTACCCGATGACACACTCGAGGGCGTCACCAAGAAGGCTTTTGACTCCAATTCCATTACTCCCGGCACTCCCTTCATGGACATCTTGGCCTCAAGCTTAAGATACTGGTGCGCGTACAAGCTTAATACGGACCCAGCCTGGGCGAAACTCAAGATCATCATCTCCGATGCGACAGTCCCCGGCGAGGGAGAACATAAAATTATGTCATTCGTGAGATCCCAGCGCATCTCTCCCGACTACGACCCGAATACCCGACACGTCATCTATGGCCTCGATGCCGACTTGATCATGCTTGGTCTCGCAACTCACGAGCCTCACTTCCGAGTTCTGCGTGAGGATGTCTTCTTTCAAGATAGCAAAGCCAAGATGTGCAAGCTTTGTGGACAAAAGGGTCACGAGGCTCGCGCTTGTCGTGGGCAGGCCAAGGAGAAGGTCGGCGAATTCGACGAGCAGGAGAAGAGTCCCATTTTGAAGCCCTTCATCTGGCTCCACGTTCCCATTCTGCGGGAGTACTTGGCAGTAGAGCTTAATGTCCCAGGTCTGCCCTTCCGCTTCGACCTAGAGAGGGCCCTTGATGACTGGGTATTTATGTGCTGTTTCGTTGGCAACGACTTTCTGCCTCACTTACCGGCACTGGAGATCCGAGAGAACGGAATCGACACCCTGACAGCCATTTGGAAAGATAACTTGCCATTCATGGGCGGTTATGTCACCAAGGACGGTCACGTCGACTTGGGTCGAGCGAAGTACATTCTCAATGGCCTAGCAAAGCAAGAGGATGCGATCTTCAAGAGGAGAAAGGAGACCGAGGATCGTAGAGAGGCCAGCTTCAAGCGGAGAAAGCTTCAAGAGGAGCAGCGTAACCCCAAGTTTGCCAAGCCGAAGCAAGTCGACGATGCATCTGCTGGATTGAGCTTGTTTGCGGTGGCAGGAGGACCAAATGGCGTCACCCACGACAAAGTAGTGGGTCGGTCTTCTAACATGAACGCCAACACTGCCAACAAGAGCGCCGCAAGCGCTATACGGGACCAACTGAAAGGTTTGATGCCCAAGAATGAGATCAGTCAGGAAGATGACTCGGCGAAGGTCACGAAGGACGAAGTCCCCAAGCCGACCGATGAAAGTACTGTGCTGGGAAAACGCAAAGCCGAAGATGACACTGCAGCAAAGGCCGAATCCGTCGCGGCCAGCGCAAAGGGCCCCGGCACGTCGTCCGCTGCCGAGGAGGCCGCGGTGGATCATGTCAGAATGTGGGAAGAGGGCTACGCCGATAGATACTACGAACAGAAGTTTCATGTTGATCGGAGCGATCTCGAGTTTCGGCACAAGGTTGCGCAGGCTTACGTGGAGGGCCTGTCGTGGGTTTTGCTATACTACTTCCAGGGCTGTCCCTCATGGGAATGGTATTACCCATACCATTACGCGCCCTTTGCTGCAGACTTTGTCGATCTTGACAAGATGGATGTTCATTTCGAGAAGGGGCGGATTTCAAAGCCATTTGAGCAGTTGATGAGTGTGCTTCCTGCAGCCTCTCGCCACGCTTTACCCGAAGTTTTCCATGAGCTTATGCTGAATGAGGACAGCGATGTTATCGACTTTTACCCGTCAGATTTTGAGATTGATCTGAACGGAAAGAAGATGGCATGGCAGGGAGTGGCACTGCTGCCGTTTATCGAAATGCCAAGACTGCTCGCTGCCATCGAGACGAAGTACCCTCTCCTGAGCGAGGCAGATCAGGCGCGAAATGGTGTCGGAAGGGACGTGCTGCTCTTATCAGATGCTCACCACGAACTATATGATGAGATCACTACTGGTTTCTACTCGAAGAAGCAGGGAGCGCCGACGCTCAAGCTCAGTCCCCGGACAAGTGACGGTTTGGCTGGCAACATTGAGAAGATACCTGATTATCTGCCTCACGGAGAGTTAGTGTATCCCCTGGAGCGCGGAGGAATGCCAAATCTGGACTACGATAGGTCTCTGAG AGTATGGTACACGTTCCCAGAAAGCTCGCATCCTCATAAGTCGATGCTACTGCGTGGTGCCAAGCCTCCGGCTCCAGCTCTAGATCGCAACGACATCGAGACTTTGAAGGGGAAGTCAGCGCGAGGCGGGCGTGGCTACGGCGGAGTCCCCTTTCAACGTGGCGGCGGACACCACAACGGCGGTCGGAGGGGGGGCCAATTCAGTTACGCTCCTGATGGCGGACAAGGTCGCCAAGACCGAGGACCGCCCTCTTACGGCAGTAATGGTGGTTACGGTCGGCAGGGATTCCAGTCGTCGGGTCCACCGCCCATCCAATCCTCATGGCAACCCCCCCCTCCAGGGCACCCTGGGTTCGGCATGGGTCTCCCGCCGCCACCTCCTCCATCAGGGTATGGAAACGACGGACGAGCATCCAACGGTTCCTACCGCGGAGGAGGCTACAATCAGCACCACAACTACGCCCCCCTCCCGCCAGGGCCACATTCTCAGTACAGCTATCCCGATGGAGGTCGGCAAGGAGGCCGCGGCGGCTATGGTGGTGGacggggcggcggcggcggcggaggccGCGGCGGAGGTGGAGGTGGCAGATATGGCGGCGGCCGCAACAATTACTGA
- a CDS encoding methyltransferase domain-containing protein, with protein sequence MTQDDLKNGARAGSDVSSDESDWDDAEPEEEEAQSFISLLDDTVFPDVDAMLRHCRTKHNFDFLAIRRRLGLDFFGTVKLVNYIRQHIHDGSALPETISVDDIADERYMKPVIEDDALIMALTELDLDDETSGQLQQAPQGGASREAQLEEELAQLQSQFAKYRNAVEQTLDQRWGEDTPVPTQGEKPRDPDDKGVRKDESQYYWESYASNDIHETMLKDKVRTDSYRDFVYNNKSLFKDKIVLDIGCGTGILSMFCAKAGAKQVFAVDKSDIIDKARENVFNNGLTEKVTCIRGRVEDISLPVDQVDIIISEWMGYCLLYEAMMNSVLVARDRFLKPDGLIAPSISTIWVAPVSDPEYITDFVTFWDDVYGFDMKSMKEGIYDEARIEIMPEDCICGTPSQISYIDLHTVKIEDLDFETQWKSKVTKDIPSLDGFLTWFDIFFTTSRNDSIPADLPVKAGETIVTRPGEVAFTTGPAGPDTHWKQGFLMNKYLEGNASVTAGTEISGRIVFKAPENNPRALTISNTWTVPGQDNRTQMWKLR encoded by the exons ATGACCCAAGACGATCTCAAGAACGGTGCTCGCGCCGGTTCCGATGTCTCGTCTGATGAGTCTGACTGGGACGACGCGGAGcccgaagaagaggaggcaCAATCCTTCATTTCCTTGCTTGACGATACTGTCTTTCCTGACGTCGATGCCATGCTGCGTCACTGCCGCACAAAGCACAATTTTGACTTCCTCGCCATCCGCCGTCGGCTTGGTCTTGACTTCTTTGGCACCGTCAAACTTGTCAACTACA TTCGTCAGCATATTCACGATGGCTCTGCTCTGCCCGAGACTATCTCTGTCGACGACATTGCTGACGAGCGCTACATGAAGCCTGTAATTGAAGACGACGCCTTGATCATGGCTCTGACGGAGCTGGATCTTGACGACGAAACGTCAGGGCAGCTTCAGCAAGCGCCACAAGGGGGTGCCTCTCGGGAAGCTCAGCTTGAAGAAGAGTTGGCACAGCTTCAGTCCCAGTTCGCAAAGTACCGCAATGCTGTTGAGCAGACTCTTGACCAGCGCTGGGGAGAAGACACGCCCGTTCCAACCCAGGGCGAGAAGCCTCGTGATCCGGACGATAAGGGTGTTCGGAAGGATGAGTCTCAGTACTACTGGGAATCATATGCCTCTAACG ATATCCACGAGACGATGCTGAAGGACAAAGTTAGAACAGACTCTTACCGCGATTTCGTCTACAACAACAAGTCTCTGTTCAAGGACAAGATCGTGCTAGATATTGGCTGTGGTACCG GCATTTTGAGCATGTTCTGTGCCAAGGCCGGTGCGAAGCAGGTCTTTGCCGTTGACAAGTCCGATATCATCGACAAGGCCCGCGAGAACGTCTTCAACAACGGCCTCACCGAAAAGGTTACCTGTATCAGAGGCAGGGTCGAGGATATCAGTCTTCCTGTCGATCAAGTTGACATCATCATCAGCGAATGGATGGGCTACTGCCTGCTTTACGAGGCCATGATGAACAGCGTTCTCGTTGCCAGAGACCGTTTCCTGAAGCCCGACGGCCTCATCGCCCCGAGCATCTCCACTATCTGGGTGGCGCCCGTCTCGGATCCAGAGTACATCACCGACTTTGTTACCTTCTGGGATGACGTCTATGGCTTTGACATGAAGTCAATGAAAGAGGGCATCTACGATGAGGCTCGCATTGAGATCATGCCAGAGGACTGCATCTGCGGTACCCCCTCACAGATCTCATACATTGACCTACACACCGTCAAGATCGAGGACCTAGATTTTGAGACCCAGTGGAAGTCAAAGGTGACCAAGGACATTCCGTCACTTGACGGTTTTTTGACCTGGTTTGACATCTTCTTCACGACTTCTCGAAACGACTCGATCCCGGCAGATCTACCGGTCAAGGCCGGCGAGACCATTGTCACTAGACCTGGCGAGGTGGCCTTCACCACCGGCCCTGCAGGTCCTGACACTCACTGGAAGCAGGGTTTCCTGATGAATAAGTATCTTGAGGGGAATGCTAGTGTCACGGCCGGCACCGAGATTTCTGGGCGCATTGTCTTCAAGGCACCCGAGAATAATCCCCGGGCGCTGACTATCAGCAATACTTGGACAGTACCAGGCCAGGACAACAGGACGCAAATGTGGAAACTCAGATGA